Proteins from one Impatiens glandulifera chromosome 2, dImpGla2.1, whole genome shotgun sequence genomic window:
- the LOC124927091 gene encoding vesicle transport protein GOT1: MAYEIDEQKKIGLGLIGFGFFFTFLGVILFFDRGLLALANLFCLAGVAILLGWRSTLQLFTNRSNYKGTLSFLLGLFFIFFRWPVVGIILEIYGCIMLFGGFWPSMKVFLFQIPILGWIFQYPVMFLDQMRRIFS; the protein is encoded by the exons ATGGCTTATGAGATAGATGAGCAAAAGA AGATTGGCTTAGGCCTCATTGGTTTCGGTTTCTTTTTCACCTTTCTTGGTGTGATTCTTTTTTTTGACAGAGGCTTGCTTGCTTTAGCAAAT TTGTTTTGTTTGGCAGGAGTAGCAATTCTGCTAGGTTGGCGTTCTACCTTACAATTGTTCACTAACAGATCAAACTATAAG GGTACATTATCCTTCCTTCTTGGGCTCTTCTTCATATTTTTTCGATGGCCTGTAGTTGGTATAATATTGGAAATATATGGCTGCATTATGCTATTTGG AGGTTTTTGGCCATCTATGAAGGTCTTCCTCTTTCAGATTCCAATACTTGGGTGGATTTTTCAATATCCTGTTATG TTTCTTGATCAAATGAGGAGGATCTTCAGTTGA
- the LOC124927977 gene encoding uncharacterized protein LOC124927977 yields MKPIDGYNRHQIHHPPIFMPILCSRSSIKDVRLPKWQRKSSQTDPNSSPKVGCMGQVKRSNRVIGFPIPYLLSSSSSSIASNVKYEKLKRIFSGKSVPNGERKVQSARETIHNVKIGRNCAPAAAPPVNVCEMDPPLPVVILKKEEIGSEEDVSLWKRRSGGIALKSLVVQQQVNPNSLSFQPRTV; encoded by the coding sequence ATGAAACCGATTGACGGTTACAATCGGCATCAAATTCATCATCCTCCAATATTCATGCCAATTCTCTGTTCTAGATCTTCAATCAAAGACGTTCGTCTTCCCAAATGGCAACGGAAATCATCTCAAACAGATCCTAATTCTTCTCCCAAAGTCGGTTGTATGGGACAAGTCAAGCGAAGTAACAGAGTCATCGGTTTCCCGATTCCATATctattatcttcttcttcttcatccatCGCCTCTAACGTCAAGtatgagaagctcaaaaggaTATTTTCCGGTAAGAGCGTTCCGAACGGTGAGAGAAAGGTTCAAAGTGCGAGAGAGACTATTCATAATGTGAAGATCGGCCGGAATTGTGCTCCGGCGGCGGCGCCGCCTGTTAATGTATGCGAAATGGATCCGCCGTTGCCGGTGGTGATTCTTAAGAAGGAAGAAATCGGCAGCGAAGAAGATGTTAGCCTTTGGAAGAGGAGATCCGGTGGAATTGCATTGAAGAGTTTGGTGGTGCAGCAACAGGTTAATCCAAATTCACTGTCTTTTCAACCAAGAACTGTATGA
- the LOC124927014 gene encoding vacuolar protein sorting-associated protein 9A-like, whose translation MENADHFGASTAPRSWHNFLERMRQPSAADFVKAIKSFIVSFTNNSPDPEKDSDTVQKFLNNMEVAFKAHPLWSSCSEEELENAAEGLEKYVMTKLFTRVFASVPEEAQLDEHLHEKMALLQQFVRPETLDIKPAFLNESSWLLAQKELQKINMVKAPRDKLVCILSCCKVITNLLHNASLTSSENPPGADEFLPVLIYVTLKANPPQLHSNLLYIQRYRKQSRLVSESAYYFTNMLSAESFISNIDANALSMDEHEYEKNMEFARTLLSGLSASSDDLKETTAPKQIDLETRKLQGSELSSDSNKDEEASRKDHPPLINKIPSVSDLENKGASIILNEEVDMNKTFGNFPYFFSQAGDLTVTDVEGLLENYRQLVFRYACLSKGLGISNPILPISGLETQSHDETGESVKREMGIVGGSESSMNGSDRDGNNSTSEDLNNLLRSVEENLETPFVEEAITAESKGNDNSS comes from the exons ATGGAGAACGCCGACCACTTCGGAGCATCCACGGCGCCTCGGTCGTGGCACAACTTCTTGGAGCGCATGCGGCAGCCCTCCGCCGCCGATTTCGTCAAAGCCATCAAAAG TTTCATTGTTTCATTTACAAACAATTCTCCTGATCCAGAAAAGGATAGCGATACAGTGCAAAAGTTCCTTAACAACATGGAAGTTGCTTTCAAGGCACATCCACTTTGGTCTAGTTGTTCAGAGGAAGAATTAGAAAATGCAGCTGAA GGACTGGAGAAGTATGTCATGACGAAGTTATTCACCCGTGTATTTGCTTCAGTGCCTGAAGAGGCACAACTTGATGAGCATTTGCATGAAAAGATGGCCCTGCTTCAACAATTTGTTCGTCCTGAAACCTTAGATATCAAACCGGCATTTCTGAATGAATCATCTTGGTTG CTTGCACAAAAAGAACTACAAAAGATCAATATGGTCAAGGCTCCCCGGGACAAACTAGTTTGTATCTTAAGCTGTTGCAAGGTTATAACCAACTTGCTACATAATGCCTCTCTTACTTCAAGCGAAAACCCTCCTGGTGCCGATGAATTTCTTCCCGTCCTTATATATGTCACTCTGAAG GCTAACCCTCCACAACTGCACTCCAATTTATTATACATCCAAAGATACAGAAAGCAATCTCGATTAGTTTCTGAATCGGCCTATTATTTCACAAACATGCTATCGGCAGAgtcttttatttcaaatattgacGCCAATGCCCTTTCAATGGATGAACACGAATATGAAAAGAACATGGAATTTGCTAGAACTCTTCTCTCCGGCCTTTCAGCCTCCTCAGATGATCTAAAGGAGACCACTGCACCGAAGCAAATTGATTTAGAAACAAGAAAGCTTCAAGGCTCTGAATTGTCCTCGGACTCAAACAAGGATGAAGAAGCTTCTAGAAAAGATCATCCCCCTCTGATAAACAAAATTCCATCTGTTTCAGATCTGGAGAATAAAGGAGCATCCATTATCTTGAATGAGGAGGTCGATATGAACAAAACTTTTGGAAATTTCCCATATTTTTTCTCGCAGGCTGGAGATCTGACCGTCACTGATGTAGAAGGCCTCTTAGAGAATTATAGGCAGCTTGTTTTCAGGTACGCTTGTCTTTCCAAAGGGTTGGGAATTTCAAATCCGATCCTGCCAATATCTGGTTTGGAAACTCAATCACACGACGAGACGGGTGAAAGCGTGAAAAGAGAAATGGGGATTGTTGGAGGATCAGAGAGTTCGATGAATGGTTCAGATAGAGACGGTAATAATAGTACAAGTGAAGACTTGAATAACTTATTAAGGAGTGTAGAAGAGAATTTAGAAACACCCTTTGTAGAGGAAGCTATCACTGCGGAAAGTAAAGGGAATGACAATTCGAGTTGA
- the LOC124926566 gene encoding beta-1,3-galactosyltransferase 7-like isoform X1, whose product MHSSMSKEAVMKSRSTGGKISTKWIPLICFSFFLFGMLFTNRSWAPPDSGNQLISQRRHEQELQIITEDCTTKKKKNGQDKDVMDEVYKTHEAIKSLDKTISMLQMELSATRSSKELGVSDASSSSSDSISAKSHDVSSKKKAFIVIGINTAFSSRKRRDSVRQTWMPQGEKLLQLEHEKGIIIRFTIGHSATSNSILDRAIDSEDAQHKDFLRLEHVEGYHELSAKTKIFFSTAVAKWDADFYVKVDDDVHVNLGMLATTLARHRTKPRVYMGCMKSGPVLSQKNVKYHEPESWKFGEEGNKYFRHATGQIYAISKDLATYISINQPILHKYANEDVSLGSWFIGLEVEHIDDHNMCCGTPPDCEWKAQAGNVCIASFDWSCSGICKSVENIKSVHEKCGEGEAAIWSTFLK is encoded by the exons ATGCATTCTTCTATGTCCAAGGAAGCTGTTATGAAGAGCAGAAGCACCGGCGGCAAGATTTCAACCAAATGGATTCCTCTTATTTgcttttcattctttcttttcGGAATGCTTTTCACAAATAG aTCGTGGGCTCCACCCGATTCCGGAAATCAGCTGATTTCGCAGCGTAGACATGAACAAGAGCTGCAGATAATCACAGAAGACTGCACAACGAAGAAGAAg AAGAATGGGCAAGACAAGGATGTGATGGATGAGGTCTACAAAACCCATGAAGCGATTAA ATCACTAGACAAGACTATATCAATGCTTCAGATGGAGTTATCAGCCACACGGAGTTCCAAGGAGTTGGGTGTCTCTgatgcttcttcttcttcttctgattcCATTTCTGCAAAGTCACATGATGTCTCATCTAAGAAGAAAGCATTCATTGTTATTGGAATCAACACTGCTTTTAGTAGCAGGAAGAGGCGAGATTCTGTTAGACAGACATGGATGCCTCAAG GTGAGAAACTTCTTCAGCTTGAGCATGAAAAGGGTATTATCATCCGCTTCACAATTGGTCACAG TGCTACATCTAACAGCATATTAGATAGAGCTATTGATTCAGAAGATGCTCAACACAAGGACTTCCTCAGGCTG GAGCACGTTGAAGGCTATCATGAACTGTCGGCGAAGACCAAAATATTCTTTTCCACCGCAGTTGCAAAGTGGGATGCTGATTTCTATGTGAAGGTGGATGACGATGTTCATGTCAATTTGG GCATGCTTGCTACAACTCTTGCACGTCATAGAACCAAGCCTAGAGTATACATGGGCTGCATGAAATCAGGACCAGTTCTATCTCAAAA GAATGTGAAGTATCACGAACCGGAGTCATGGAAATTCGGAGAGGAAGGGAACAAATACTTTCGACATGCTACAGGACAGATATACGCAATATCCAAGGATTTGGCAACATACATTTCGATTAACCA GCCGATACTGCACAAGTACGCAAATGAAGATGTTTCGCTAGGTTCATGGTTTATCGGGCTTGAAGTTGAGCACATTGATGACCACAATATGTGCTGTGGAACCCCGCCAG ATTGTGAGTGGAAGGCCCAAGCGGGTAACGTGTGCATAGCGTCGTTCGACTGGAGTTGTAGTGGAATTTGCAAATCTGTCGAAAATATTAAATCTGTGCATGAAAAATGTGGGGAAGGGGAAGCAGCTATATGGAGCACTTTCCTGAAGTAA
- the LOC124926566 gene encoding beta-1,3-galactosyltransferase 7-like isoform X2 yields MHSSMSKEAVMKSRSTGGKISTKWIPLICFSFFLFGMLFTNRSWAPPDSGNQLISQRRHEQELQIITEDCTTKKKNGQDKDVMDEVYKTHEAIKSLDKTISMLQMELSATRSSKELGVSDASSSSSDSISAKSHDVSSKKKAFIVIGINTAFSSRKRRDSVRQTWMPQGEKLLQLEHEKGIIIRFTIGHSATSNSILDRAIDSEDAQHKDFLRLEHVEGYHELSAKTKIFFSTAVAKWDADFYVKVDDDVHVNLGMLATTLARHRTKPRVYMGCMKSGPVLSQKNVKYHEPESWKFGEEGNKYFRHATGQIYAISKDLATYISINQPILHKYANEDVSLGSWFIGLEVEHIDDHNMCCGTPPDCEWKAQAGNVCIASFDWSCSGICKSVENIKSVHEKCGEGEAAIWSTFLK; encoded by the exons ATGCATTCTTCTATGTCCAAGGAAGCTGTTATGAAGAGCAGAAGCACCGGCGGCAAGATTTCAACCAAATGGATTCCTCTTATTTgcttttcattctttcttttcGGAATGCTTTTCACAAATAG aTCGTGGGCTCCACCCGATTCCGGAAATCAGCTGATTTCGCAGCGTAGACATGAACAAGAGCTGCAGATAATCACAGAAGACTGCACAACGAAGAAGAAg AATGGGCAAGACAAGGATGTGATGGATGAGGTCTACAAAACCCATGAAGCGATTAA ATCACTAGACAAGACTATATCAATGCTTCAGATGGAGTTATCAGCCACACGGAGTTCCAAGGAGTTGGGTGTCTCTgatgcttcttcttcttcttctgattcCATTTCTGCAAAGTCACATGATGTCTCATCTAAGAAGAAAGCATTCATTGTTATTGGAATCAACACTGCTTTTAGTAGCAGGAAGAGGCGAGATTCTGTTAGACAGACATGGATGCCTCAAG GTGAGAAACTTCTTCAGCTTGAGCATGAAAAGGGTATTATCATCCGCTTCACAATTGGTCACAG TGCTACATCTAACAGCATATTAGATAGAGCTATTGATTCAGAAGATGCTCAACACAAGGACTTCCTCAGGCTG GAGCACGTTGAAGGCTATCATGAACTGTCGGCGAAGACCAAAATATTCTTTTCCACCGCAGTTGCAAAGTGGGATGCTGATTTCTATGTGAAGGTGGATGACGATGTTCATGTCAATTTGG GCATGCTTGCTACAACTCTTGCACGTCATAGAACCAAGCCTAGAGTATACATGGGCTGCATGAAATCAGGACCAGTTCTATCTCAAAA GAATGTGAAGTATCACGAACCGGAGTCATGGAAATTCGGAGAGGAAGGGAACAAATACTTTCGACATGCTACAGGACAGATATACGCAATATCCAAGGATTTGGCAACATACATTTCGATTAACCA GCCGATACTGCACAAGTACGCAAATGAAGATGTTTCGCTAGGTTCATGGTTTATCGGGCTTGAAGTTGAGCACATTGATGACCACAATATGTGCTGTGGAACCCCGCCAG ATTGTGAGTGGAAGGCCCAAGCGGGTAACGTGTGCATAGCGTCGTTCGACTGGAGTTGTAGTGGAATTTGCAAATCTGTCGAAAATATTAAATCTGTGCATGAAAAATGTGGGGAAGGGGAAGCAGCTATATGGAGCACTTTCCTGAAGTAA